The following proteins are co-located in the Podarcis raffonei isolate rPodRaf1 chromosome 5, rPodRaf1.pri, whole genome shotgun sequence genome:
- the PBLD gene encoding phenazine biosynthesis-like domain-containing protein isoform X1 — MQISIFTVDAFTDQPFSGNPAAVCLLEDELEEGWHQKIAKEMNLSETAFMRKLDPTDDFTRSSHFGLRWFTPAKEVPLCGHATLASAAVLFHNKKNVNSTLTFVTLSGELNARQAGDRIILDLPLYPTYPQDFQEVEKLVKAAVGDMNVQDVRYSPDTKKLLVCLSDAYGRSDLEKIQVNGQELLLAEKTGKVQGLIVTLKGDFHGKHESYDFFSRYFAPWVGVLEDPVTGSAHTVLSSYWSQQLGKKEMCAFQCSARGGKLKILLRPDGRVDVSGQTVIVLKGFLTI, encoded by the exons gaacTGGAAGAAGGTTGGCACCAAAAAATCGCAAAAGAAATGAACCTCTCAGAAACGGCATTCATGAGGAAACTGGATCCTACTGATGACTTTACAAGAA GTTCCCATTTTGGATTAAGGTGGTTTACACCAGCTAAGGAGGTCCCACTCTGTGGCCACGCTACCCTTGCCTCAGCAGCTGTGTTATTCCATAACAAGA aaaatgtgaATTCAACCCTCACTTTCGTAACTCTGAGTGGAGAATTAAATGCCAGACAAGCAGGCGATCGTATTATCCTGGACTTACCCCTTTATCCTACTTATCCACAG GATTTCCAGGAAGTGGAAAAGTTAGTGAAG GCAGCTGTAGGCGATATGAATGTTCAAGATGTTCGCTATTCTCCTGACACAAAGAAGCTCCTTGTCTGTCTCAGTGATGCTTATGGAAG GTCTGATCTGGAGAAAATACAAGTGAATGGCCAAGAACTTTTGCTGGCTGAGAAGACTGGGAAAGTCCAAGGATTAATAGTCACACTTAAAGGAGATTTCCATGGAAAACATGAAAGCTATGACTTTTTCTCTCGATACTTTGCTCCGTGGGTTGGAGTTTTAGAAGATCCTGTcacag gATCTGCTCATACTGTCTTAAGTAGTTACTGGTCACAACAACTGGGAAAAAAGGAAATGTGTG CATTTCAGTGTTCTGCTCGTGGAGGAAAGTTGAAGATTCTGCTTCGGCCTGATGGAAGAGTAGATGTCAGTGGCCAAACAGTCATTGTGTTGAAGGGTTTTTTGACCATTTAA
- the PBLD gene encoding phenazine biosynthesis-like domain-containing protein isoform X2 yields the protein MNLSETAFMRKLDPTDDFTRSSHFGLRWFTPAKEVPLCGHATLASAAVLFHNKKNVNSTLTFVTLSGELNARQAGDRIILDLPLYPTYPQDFQEVEKLVKAAVGDMNVQDVRYSPDTKKLLVCLSDAYGRSDLEKIQVNGQELLLAEKTGKVQGLIVTLKGDFHGKHESYDFFSRYFAPWVGVLEDPVTGSAHTVLSSYWSQQLGKKEMCAFQCSARGGKLKILLRPDGRVDVSGQTVIVLKGFLTI from the exons ATGAACCTCTCAGAAACGGCATTCATGAGGAAACTGGATCCTACTGATGACTTTACAAGAA GTTCCCATTTTGGATTAAGGTGGTTTACACCAGCTAAGGAGGTCCCACTCTGTGGCCACGCTACCCTTGCCTCAGCAGCTGTGTTATTCCATAACAAGA aaaatgtgaATTCAACCCTCACTTTCGTAACTCTGAGTGGAGAATTAAATGCCAGACAAGCAGGCGATCGTATTATCCTGGACTTACCCCTTTATCCTACTTATCCACAG GATTTCCAGGAAGTGGAAAAGTTAGTGAAG GCAGCTGTAGGCGATATGAATGTTCAAGATGTTCGCTATTCTCCTGACACAAAGAAGCTCCTTGTCTGTCTCAGTGATGCTTATGGAAG GTCTGATCTGGAGAAAATACAAGTGAATGGCCAAGAACTTTTGCTGGCTGAGAAGACTGGGAAAGTCCAAGGATTAATAGTCACACTTAAAGGAGATTTCCATGGAAAACATGAAAGCTATGACTTTTTCTCTCGATACTTTGCTCCGTGGGTTGGAGTTTTAGAAGATCCTGTcacag gATCTGCTCATACTGTCTTAAGTAGTTACTGGTCACAACAACTGGGAAAAAAGGAAATGTGTG CATTTCAGTGTTCTGCTCGTGGAGGAAAGTTGAAGATTCTGCTTCGGCCTGATGGAAGAGTAGATGTCAGTGGCCAAACAGTCATTGTGTTGAAGGGTTTTTTGACCATTTAA
- the PBLD gene encoding phenazine biosynthesis-like domain-containing protein isoform X3, whose amino-acid sequence MLLCIISPCKQKSSRRGDTGSHFGLRWFTPAKEVPLCGHATLASAAVLFHNKKNVNSTLTFVTLSGELNARQAGDRIILDLPLYPTYPQDFQEVEKLVKAAVGDMNVQDVRYSPDTKKLLVCLSDAYGRSDLEKIQVNGQELLLAEKTGKVQGLIVTLKGDFHGKHESYDFFSRYFAPWVGVLEDPVTGSAHTVLSSYWSQQLGKKEMCAFQCSARGGKLKILLRPDGRVDVSGQTVIVLKGFLTI is encoded by the exons ATGCTCCTTTGCATAATATCTCCCTGCAAGCAGAAAAGTAGCAGAAGGGGTGACACAG GTTCCCATTTTGGATTAAGGTGGTTTACACCAGCTAAGGAGGTCCCACTCTGTGGCCACGCTACCCTTGCCTCAGCAGCTGTGTTATTCCATAACAAGA aaaatgtgaATTCAACCCTCACTTTCGTAACTCTGAGTGGAGAATTAAATGCCAGACAAGCAGGCGATCGTATTATCCTGGACTTACCCCTTTATCCTACTTATCCACAG GATTTCCAGGAAGTGGAAAAGTTAGTGAAG GCAGCTGTAGGCGATATGAATGTTCAAGATGTTCGCTATTCTCCTGACACAAAGAAGCTCCTTGTCTGTCTCAGTGATGCTTATGGAAG GTCTGATCTGGAGAAAATACAAGTGAATGGCCAAGAACTTTTGCTGGCTGAGAAGACTGGGAAAGTCCAAGGATTAATAGTCACACTTAAAGGAGATTTCCATGGAAAACATGAAAGCTATGACTTTTTCTCTCGATACTTTGCTCCGTGGGTTGGAGTTTTAGAAGATCCTGTcacag gATCTGCTCATACTGTCTTAAGTAGTTACTGGTCACAACAACTGGGAAAAAAGGAAATGTGTG CATTTCAGTGTTCTGCTCGTGGAGGAAAGTTGAAGATTCTGCTTCGGCCTGATGGAAGAGTAGATGTCAGTGGCCAAACAGTCATTGTGTTGAAGGGTTTTTTGACCATTTAA